A stretch of DNA from Paenibacillus sp. FSL W8-0186:
CCAATGCCGATTTGATGAGAAATCCGGTGTACCGTTTGCCGGAAGTGTTCCAATGGAGCAATTTCGCGGAGGCCTGGGATAAGATGAAGCTGTATATCCGCAATAGTCTCGTTATTTCCGTCGTGAAGGTTCCGATTGGGATTCTGATTGAAGCGCTGGCTGCCTACGCGCTGACCCGGATGGGGTTCAAATGGGCAAACGCACTGTTTGCGGTATTTCTGGTCGGCATGATGATCCCGTTCCAGGCAACGTTAGTTCCGCTCAATATGATGCTCAATTATTTCGGGCTTGAAAATACGTATCCTGGTATTTTTATCGTGTACATCGGCTTTGGGATTCCGTTTGGCATTATGGTGCTGAGAGGCTTTCTTCGCTCCATTCCGAAGGAATTGGATGAGGCGGCTTATATTGACGGATGCGCGGAGCTGGGGAAATTTTTCCGCATTATACTGCCGATCGCGATGCCGGCGATTGCGACCTTGATCATTCTCGACTTTCTGTCGACCTGGAATGAATTTTTGCTGGCGCAAATTTTTATTACGAAGGATTCGATGCAGCCGGTTACGGCAGGCCTGCTTACGTTTCAGGGCCAGCATTCCACGAACTATACGCTGCTGAGCGCGGGCGTGCTTATATCGATCGTACCGATTTTGGCTGTCTACTTGTTCTTTCAGAAATATTTCGTTTCGGGGATGGCCGGAGCCGTAAAAGGCTAACGAAAAGGAGGATACATGATGTTTACGGAGCAGGATAGAATTGGAAGGATATGGACGGATCCAGCAGCTGGGAGCATATTAGAAAAGCATTTCTCATTCCTTGCAGAGGAGAGGCATCTTGCCTTCGCCTATAAAATTATGACGCTTCAGGAGTTTCTAGATGCTCGGCAGGAGCTGGGCTTCACGGATCAAGAAAGGGCGGCATTTCTTCAAGAGCTCGCTCAGCTGCCTTCCACCAAATTGTTGGAACGGCGTGCGGAAATGGTGAATAAGCCGCAGGAAGCCCCACAGGGTGCTGCGGAGATTGGGCGCCATAGTGAAGGCGCAGGTCTGATAAGCTCTCCGAAATCTGCTGCCAAATGGGGTGTCTATGAGCTGGAGCTGAGAGGGCCGGCTTATGGAAATCCGTATACGGACATCGATCTGAAGGCGACGTTTGTCTGTGAGGAAGATGGGCGCAGCATACGTGTTCCAGGGTTTTATAACGGAAACGGAGTTTATAAAATTCGTATGATGCCTGGTGAAGAGGGGCGTTGGACTTACCGGACGGAGAGCACGGAAAAAGCGCTGGACGGACACGAGGGAATCTTCGTTTGCACCGCCCCTGAGGCGGGGAATCATGGCCCGGTCCGGGTTCGTGACAAATATCATTTCGCCTATGAGGATGGCACGGCTTATTTGCCGTTTGGCACGACCTGCTATGTCTGGACGCATCAGGGGGAAGAGCTGGAACAGCAAACACTGGAGTCGCTCACGCGCTCGCCATTCAATAAAATGCGGATGTGCGTTTTTCCAAAATCATATCTCTATAACCTGAACGAGCCCGAGCTCTATCCTTATGAAGGCTCCATCCGGGAAGGCTGGAATTTCAGCGTATTTAATCCTGAATTCTTCGAGCATTTGGAGCAGAGGATCGCCGATTTGGGACGCCTTGGCATCGAAGCGGATCTTATTCTGTTCCATCCGTACGACAGATGGGGGTTCTCGGAAATGAGCCGGGAGGAGGATGACCTCTATTTGCGTTATATCGTGGCCCGCTTGTCCGCTTACCGTCATGTCTGGTGGTCGCTCGCCAATGAATATGATTTGATGTGGGCCAAAACCGGCGAGGATTGGGAGCGTTATGCCCGAATTATTACGGAGAACGATCCATACGGGCATTTGCTGTCGAATCACAATTGGCTGAATTTTTACGATCACAGCAAACCTTGGCTGACTCACTGCAGCCTGCAAAGAA
This window harbors:
- a CDS encoding carbohydrate ABC transporter permease; translated protein: MEEVQQSAVSKAATYILLIVLSLLFLIPIAFIVMTALKSNADLMRNPVYRLPEVFQWSNFAEAWDKMKLYIRNSLVISVVKVPIGILIEALAAYALTRMGFKWANALFAVFLVGMMIPFQATLVPLNMMLNYFGLENTYPGIFIVYIGFGIPFGIMVLRGFLRSIPKELDEAAYIDGCAELGKFFRIILPIAMPAIATLIILDFLSTWNEFLLAQIFITKDSMQPVTAGLLTFQGQHSTNYTLLSAGVLISIVPILAVYLFFQKYFVSGMAGAVKG
- a CDS encoding DUF5605 domain-containing protein, yielding MMFTEQDRIGRIWTDPAAGSILEKHFSFLAEERHLAFAYKIMTLQEFLDARQELGFTDQERAAFLQELAQLPSTKLLERRAEMVNKPQEAPQGAAEIGRHSEGAGLISSPKSAAKWGVYELELRGPAYGNPYTDIDLKATFVCEEDGRSIRVPGFYNGNGVYKIRMMPGEEGRWTYRTESTEKALDGHEGIFVCTAPEAGNHGPVRVRDKYHFAYEDGTAYLPFGTTCYVWTHQGEELEQQTLESLTRSPFNKMRMCVFPKSYLYNLNEPELYPYEGSIREGWNFSVFNPEFFEHLEQRIADLGRLGIEADLILFHPYDRWGFSEMSREEDDLYLRYIVARLSAYRHVWWSLANEYDLMWAKTGEDWERYARIITENDPYGHLLSNHNWLNFYDHSKPWLTHCSLQRIDVYKTSEATLEWRERWDKPIVIDECAYEGDIDQGWGNITGEEMVRRFWEGTIRGGYVGHGETYLNDEEVLWWSKGGRLVGDSPARIGFLRSLVEEAPGQCWEPLRSDWDLPCAGIRDEYYVYYFGFNQPKFRIFHMRPGIKYKVDIIDTWGMTIDESAGVHEGSFRIELPGRPYMAVRLTRAE